The following proteins come from a genomic window of Candidatus Caccoplasma merdavium:
- a CDS encoding RagB/SusD family nutrient uptake outer membrane protein has translation MTKYILTAILALTALSCGDFLEPKSQSEFVPKEANALNEMLLGEAYPKPSGSTSISAYLEIFNDDICCADTEGTLDDNSISFESGYQALFGWQPTMFITMEGLGMMPINIWESTYEFILGANAALDYIDGVTGTAEEKAYVKAQAYALRAFYYFLLVNTYGMPYNYDKTSLGVPLKLTSALENKFLERNTVDEVYQQIFEDLDNAEDLYLTLPREKQYQPDGKTSLPMVQLLKSRVYLYTENWTEAQRYAQKVIDEWNFSLTDLRTLPAASTAQPYYNFIKMDSPDCVWVYGSIADISYYLNLYVTLSDNSTQKFFNASPDLLDAFTPGDLRKKHYIVTEYRNDAIYLPLGKYQIEANHEPGNSNSFGQAFRLAEAYLNAAEAAVMNDEEGLARTLIEELRQKRFNEENYTPIDPTLTGDALLERIRLERRLELCFEGHRWFDLRRYGMPSFSRDWKKQGVVTKRYTLQHNDLSYAMPLAPSILEKNPYLEQNQLAPER, from the coding sequence ATGACCAAATATATCCTCACCGCCATTCTCGCTCTTACCGCACTCTCCTGCGGCGATTTTCTCGAACCCAAATCGCAAAGCGAGTTCGTACCCAAAGAGGCAAACGCCCTCAACGAAATGCTGCTGGGCGAAGCCTATCCCAAACCGTCGGGCTCGACCAGCATCAGCGCCTATCTCGAAATCTTCAACGACGACATCTGCTGCGCCGATACCGAAGGTACGCTCGACGACAACTCCATCAGTTTCGAGAGCGGATACCAAGCCCTCTTCGGCTGGCAACCCACCATGTTCATCACCATGGAGGGTTTGGGCATGATGCCGATAAACATTTGGGAAAGCACCTACGAATTTATCCTGGGCGCCAATGCCGCCCTCGACTATATCGACGGCGTAACGGGAACCGCCGAGGAGAAAGCCTACGTCAAGGCACAAGCCTACGCCCTGCGGGCATTCTACTACTTCTTGCTGGTAAACACCTACGGTATGCCCTACAACTACGACAAGACGTCGCTCGGCGTACCCTTGAAACTGACCAGCGCCCTCGAAAACAAATTTCTCGAACGCAACACGGTCGACGAAGTCTACCAACAAATATTCGAAGACCTCGACAATGCCGAGGATTTGTACCTGACCCTTCCCCGCGAGAAACAGTACCAGCCCGACGGCAAGACCAGCCTGCCCATGGTGCAGTTGCTCAAATCGCGCGTATATCTCTACACCGAGAACTGGACCGAGGCTCAACGTTATGCCCAAAAGGTCATCGACGAATGGAACTTCTCCCTCACCGACCTGCGCACCTTGCCGGCAGCATCGACCGCCCAGCCCTACTACAACTTCATCAAGATGGACAGCCCCGACTGCGTTTGGGTCTACGGCAGCATCGCCGACATATCTTATTACCTGAACCTGTATGTCACGCTCAGCGACAACTCCACACAGAAGTTTTTCAACGCCTCGCCCGACCTGCTCGACGCCTTTACCCCCGGCGACCTGCGCAAGAAACACTATATCGTAACCGAATACCGCAACGACGCCATCTACCTGCCGCTCGGGAAATACCAAATCGAGGCCAATCACGAGCCGGGTAACTCCAACTCCTTCGGGCAGGCTTTCCGCCTGGCCGAGGCATACCTCAACGCGGCCGAGGCTGCGGTGATGAACGATGAAGAGGGACTTGCCCGCACCTTGATCGAGGAGTTGCGGCAGAAACGTTTCAACGAAGAGAACTATACGCCCATCGACCCCACCCTCACGGGCGACGCCCTGCTCGAACGGATACGCCTCGAACGGCGTCTCGAACTCTGCTTCGAAGGGCACCGCTGGTTCGACCTGCGACGCTACGGAATGCCGTCGTTCTCGCGCGACTGGAAAAAACAGGGGGTTGTTACCAAACGCTACACGCTCCAACACAACGACCTCTCGTATGCCATGCCGCTGGCGCCCTCGATTCTGGAAAAGAATCCCTACCTCGAACAAAACCAACTGGCACCCGAACGATAA